ATATTTACTTCGCTTCGGAATAATCCAATCCGGTTTAAATTGTGCGACAAGACATAATATTAAAGTTGCTATAACCGCTGTAAGCACTGCCGCACCCCATGCTGTCGCATTATGCCACAACACGCCGTGTAACGGGATTGACAAAATAAGTGGTAAGGCAATATAACGAATTATAAATGCCGCTACCGATACAATCATACTTGCTGTCGCGATATTTAATCGCGTTGATGTCAAACGACGATTGTTCAATGTTTTTTGCGTATATTTTGCAAAGAACCCTGCACATCCAACAACTAGTAAAGGCGTCACTTCTAGTAATAATCGTGAAATAAATGGCAAATCGGTTGCTGATGCCAGCAATGTATTCACTAGTCCAGCAATTGCAGCGACAAGAATTGCAAAAGCGCCACCATGGCGTAATGCTATCCATATCAACGGTATTAATCCTAACATAATTGGTAAAGAGTAATTTAGACGCAATACTTGCTCAATATTGATAAATCGCCAGACTACAACTAATACTAGCGCAATTAGTCCATCTGTTAATAAACGAGTCATTCGTTTGTTCATACACATCCTCCTCGTGATTCTGGCTCGCTTGGGCACCCTCGACTTCCACTTCGCATAGCTCTTGAAGCGCCATAACGCTTCGACGACCTTTGCTCCAGTGGTTCGAGGATAAACGCCCGCGCTCACACTATGATGATTCTGGCTCGCTTGGGCACCCTCGACTTCCACTTCGCATAGCTCTTGAAGCACCATAACGCTTCGACGACCTTTGCTCCAGTGGTTCGAGGCTAATCGCCCACGCTCACACTATGATGATTCTGGCTCGCTTAGGCACCCTCGACTTCCACTTCGCATAGCTCTTGAAGCGCCATAGCGCTTCGGCGACCTTTGCTCCAGTGGTTCGAGGATAAACGCCCGCGCTCGCACTAAGGTTATTCATTTGGCATTTGATAGCTTGAGGCTTCCATAATAATCGGCAATACAACTGGACGGCGTTTTGTTTCTTGATACAAATAGCGGCCTAATTGCTCGCGAATATCCTGTTTCAATTCATTCCAATCGAAACTGTCGCTCGCTAAATGTTTATCTAATGTGTCTAATGTCATAGTTGAACATGTTTGTAAAATTTCAATATTTTCTTTTACGTAAATAAAGCCACGCGACGTAATTTGTGGGCCAACTAAGACTTTACCTAAACGACGTGAAATTGTCGCCACTACAATAAAGATTCCCTCTTCACTTAAAATACGACGATCACGTAAAACAACGCTACCGATATCACCAACACCGATACCATCTACCAATACATCCCCAGCCTCTACTTGTTTCGTAATCTGTAGTACCCCTTGATGAAGTTCGATAACATCGCCTAATGCAGGTAATAATAACTGTTCATCCGTATAACCTAATTGTCGCGCTAACTCGGCATGTGCATTTTGCATACGGTATTCACCATTAACTGGGATTAAATATTTTGGCTTCAAGAAGTTCAACATTAGTTTTAAATCTGTTTGACTCGCATGGCCGCTCGTACTGATGTGATCGGTAATTTCTTTTACTGTA
The genomic region above belongs to Aerococcaceae bacterium zg-1292 and contains:
- a CDS encoding energy-coupled thiamine transporter ThiT gives rise to the protein MNKRMTRLLTDGLIALVLVVVWRFINIEQVLRLNYSLPIMLGLIPLIWIALRHGGAFAILVAAIAGLVNTLLASATDLPFISRLLLEVTPLLVVGCAGFFAKYTQKTLNNRRLTSTRLNIATASMIVSVAAFIIRYIALPLILSIPLHGVLWHNATAWGAAVLTAVIATLILCLVAQFKPDWIIPKRSKYLSRKETSRLLND